TAACACACACACCCCTATTAACCATACTGTAGGTTAAAAATGAACATATTGCTGCACAATTAGCAGTGGTGATCCCTTAATAACCACCGTATGTTTGTACCATAATAAATAATTAATCAATTACTTAAATCAACAGTTATGAAACAGACACTAAAATTTTCAGCAATTGCATTTTTATTATTTACTGCTACTACAACATTTGCAGCTACTAGTGAGATGACACATTATGACGTACAACCTGAGCTTTTAATTAAGACTTCAAATCCAGGTGATAAAATTAAAAAAGCGTCTAATGCAATAGACAAAGATGTTTTTACAGAAGGAACAGACATGGTATATGTGAGTTTTTCTAATCCAGAGTTACAACGTATCAAGCTAGAAGTGAGAGATGGACTTAACCGTATCGTTTACTCAAAAGAGATTGACGGAGAAGCTTCGGTAAGCAAGACTTTTAACTTTACAGGGGCTTACAAGGGATATTACACTATCCATATCGGAAACGAAAAAAAGAGCTTTAGCAAAGAGTTTGAAATACTATAAAATACGTTTACTCGCAGTAAACAATTAGTATGCTTAGTTATCCCTAGATGGTAGTTCGTCTAGGGATTTTTTTGTTTATTTATTTTCAGTAACAACCCCATTATCTCAAGAAAAGAACGTTTTTAGTAATAGTAGATAATGGTAAATGAGAGCATATTTTCGCGAAAGCATAACACACTTGCATTGCTATATTTACTACATTTGAAATTATGGCAGGAACAATCAATAAAGTGATCTTAATAGGTCACACGGGAGATGATGTAAAGATGAACTACTTTGAGGGTGGTAATTGTATAGGACGTTTTCCGCTGGCGACTAATGAGGAATACGTAAATCGCACCACAGGTGAACGCGTAAGCAATACGGAGTGGCACAACATCGTAGTGCGCAATAAAGCTGCCGAAATTTGCGAGAAGTACCTCAAAAAAGGTGACAAAGTATATGTAGAAGGACGTCTAAAGACTCGTAAGTGGACAGACGATAAAGGAATGGACAGATACTCTACAGAGATCCAGTGCCAAGAGTTTACTTTTCTTACTCCTAAAGGTGAAAACCAAGGGCAGTCACAAGGAGGTGGACAACAAGCACAACAACCTGTACAAGCAGCACGTCCTCAAGCACAACCTTACAACCCTAACCAGCCGGCACAACCAGCACAGCCTTCTACAGACACTAGTGATGTAGATGATTTGCCATTTTAATTTAACTAAACTATCAAACTTTTGGACCCTGATCCCGAACCCTTATTTATATTATTAATTAGTGTAGACCCCACTACTATCATAAGTATTGCAGTCCTTATAGTGTTACTCATGTGCTCTGCACTGATAAGTGGCGCCGAGGTTGCTTTTTTCTCACTATCACCTAGTGATCTTCTAGAAACAGAAGAGCAAGTCGCAGATAGAAAGATGCTCATTGTAAAAAAGCTTCTCACTAAACCTAAAAAGCTTCTCGCAACAATTCTTGTTGCAAATAATGCCATCAATATTGCGATTGTACTGCTCTTTGCCAGTCTGGGCGAAGTAATATTTGCAAATATCACAGCAGATATTTTTGGTATTCCACTACGTTTTTTGCTGGAAGTAGTGCTTATTACGTTCTTAATTTTACTTTTTGGTGAGATCCTTCCTAAGATTTATGCAAACCGTAATAACAAGAAATTTGCAGCACTTGTAGCATATCCACTCCGTGTACTTGATGTGATTTTTACACCTTTAAGCAGCCCTA
The genomic region above belongs to Dokdonia sp. Dokd-P16 and contains:
- a CDS encoding single-stranded DNA-binding protein; its protein translation is MAGTINKVILIGHTGDDVKMNYFEGGNCIGRFPLATNEEYVNRTTGERVSNTEWHNIVVRNKAAEICEKYLKKGDKVYVEGRLKTRKWTDDKGMDRYSTEIQCQEFTFLTPKGENQGQSQGGGQQAQQPVQAARPQAQPYNPNQPAQPAQPSTDTSDVDDLPF
- a CDS encoding DUF3244 domain-containing protein, with translation MKQTLKFSAIAFLLFTATTTFAATSEMTHYDVQPELLIKTSNPGDKIKKASNAIDKDVFTEGTDMVYVSFSNPELQRIKLEVRDGLNRIVYSKEIDGEASVSKTFNFTGAYKGYYTIHIGNEKKSFSKEFEIL